The Elusimicrobiaceae bacterium genome segment AGAATTAACCGAAATAGAACAAAGTGCAAAAGAGTTTCAAGAAGAGCAGAAAAGAGATGAACAAAGAAGAGTCCAAAGAGAAGCTCAAGAAGAATTTAAACGAAAATACTGTAAGTTTCTATTTTGCTTATTCTAGACCAACCGCCTCTTAAACGGGGCGGTTTTTAGTGTATATGTGGGTATGATATGCTACAATACTTTTAGAAAATATTTTATTACAAGGAGATAAAATATGCGAAAAATTACCACCCTTTTATTTGCGCTTTGTGTAGCCACAGGGTTCGCTTTTGCGGAAGTACATACAAGCACCCCTGCTAGACCTAAACCCAATACTCCCACTATAGGGCATAGAAGTATTGCTACATGGAGAACCTTTCAAAATCCTACTATCCAAAACCAGATTACAAACGCACTTAATTCCGGTAACGCTACGGAGTTAAAGAAAGTGCTTTATGAGAATAACATAGACATCAATGCTACAAATGCTTACCCGAATGTTAGTTACGATGATTTTGGCTATATGGCTAACGGTCATACGCTATTAACGGGTGCAATTGATAGAGGAAATGACGGAAACGGTTGTAATTTAAATAGAGTCAAAACTTTAATCCAAGCCGGAGCTGACCTAAATGCAAGAAACGGTGTCGGACAAGTGCCTATGGATTATGTAAGACGTCAAAATTGTAATGCCGATTACAAGACCACCGATTATAACGTAATGTATGAGTTTATGACGAAAGCAGGTGCTAAACCAAATCCCAAATATGCAGGTAAATCTTTCAAACCTACTAAAGATGAAAAAGCACTTATTAAAGCCGCCAAAAAGGGAGATACTGCTACCGTTGCCAACTTGTTAGCCAAAGGTACAGACCCGAACGCATCAGACAAACTCCTTAATACCGCACTTATGGCCGCAGTAGAGGCCGGACAAGAAGAAACTGCCAAACAGTTACTAGCCGCAGGGGCAGACGTTCGTATCCTCAATGCCAACAAACAAAATGCCTTAACTATTGCGATTAACAATAAGCAAACCGCCATGTTCCCGTTGCTACTTCAAAATGGTGCATATGCTAGAAAAGGGATATTAGATGCCGCCCAAACCGGAAATGAAGAAATCTTACAAGCTCTTATCAACGCAGGTGCAGATTTGGAAGAAATAGAAAATGGCGAAACACCGTTGTATGAAGTGATTTCCAAACTCTATAAAAATAACTACGATACCAAACAGGCCGATACACTTTTACAAGCAGGAGCCAATGTTAAATATGTAGCACATGGTAATAGCGTGCTTTATTATGTATCCGGTCCGAATTTGGGTAACAAACGCAAACAATTACTCCAATGGCTTAAAGGGTATGGGGCCGAATTTACCGAGAAAGACCAAGAAGATATTGTCAACGAGTGGAAACAAGCAGAAGCAGAATATGAAGCCAAATACGGTAAAGAAAATGTAGGAGACATATTTGTAAAAGGTCTTGCTGAAGTAGGTGTGGCTATTGTACCGCAACTTATTGGGCAATATGGGGGTATCCCTGCCGCCACCGCCGCCCAAGCATTATCCGGTATGTCCACAACGTCGTCAAATGGTACTACCTGTGGGGACAGTAAACATCAATTCCAAGGGGCTACGTGTGATAAGTGCGTAAACAATAAACCTCGGAGTAATACTGCCTGTGCCGCCTGCTGTGCCACGTTAGGCAAACCGATAGCCGATAACCGATACTGGCCCAACGGTCGTGCACCTAAAGACGGATTTACCAGACCTGGGTGCTATTGTGTATTTACAGACGGAAGTGCCAACATCTTTTAAGTAAGCAGTACCTCTGTTAGATAGAACCCCTTGCAGAAATGTGAGGGGTTTTTTACTCCCGTTATGCCAAAAGTGCTACAATACTTTTAAGGAAGTCCCCATTGGGGGATAACAACCACAACATTAAAGGAGACAAAGCATGCATAAAATTATTGTACCTGTATTTGCCTTGGCACTATGCGTGGGGACAGCTTTTGCGGAAGTTAGAACCGGAACCCCTGCCCAAACGAAACCTAATACGCCCACTATGGGACATAGACCTATTGCTACGTGGAGAACTGCACAATCTAGTAATGAGCAAGCACTTTTTGCCGCTATTGAAATAGGTAATGTTGCCAAAGTGAAGGAACTGTTAAACAAAGGCGTAAATCCCAATGTTACGGACAAAGACGGTAATACTCCTTTAACCCTCGCTATTGTGAAAGGGCAATATGCCGACATTGTACCCACTTTACGTCAAGCAGGAGCCAAATTAAACCCCGAAAGCCCTATGGCACAACTCATTTTTGCTACTGCACCCAAAGTAGAAGGCGAAAAAGGTTTGGACGTTATGCGTTTTGGTCTTTCGGAAGGAATTAACCCCATTACTGCTATAGATAACAAAGGCCAAACAGCTCTTAATAATGCGGCTTTTTATAATAACCAATCTGCTGTAGAACTTTTGTTAAAGAATGGGGTAGATATAAATACTCGTAGTGGCATG includes the following:
- a CDS encoding ankyrin repeat domain-containing protein; the encoded protein is MRKITTLLFALCVATGFAFAEVHTSTPARPKPNTPTIGHRSIATWRTFQNPTIQNQITNALNSGNATELKKVLYENNIDINATNAYPNVSYDDFGYMANGHTLLTGAIDRGNDGNGCNLNRVKTLIQAGADLNARNGVGQVPMDYVRRQNCNADYKTTDYNVMYEFMTKAGAKPNPKYAGKSFKPTKDEKALIKAAKKGDTATVANLLAKGTDPNASDKLLNTALMAAVEAGQEETAKQLLAAGADVRILNANKQNALTIAINNKQTAMFPLLLQNGAYARKGILDAAQTGNEEILQALINAGADLEEIENGETPLYEVISKLYKNNYDTKQADTLLQAGANVKYVAHGNSVLYYVSGPNLGNKRKQLLQWLKGYGAEFTEKDQEDIVNEWKQAEAEYEAKYGKENVGDIFVKGLAEVGVAIVPQLIGQYGGIPAATAAQALSGMSTTSSNGTTCGDSKHQFQGATCDKCVNNKPRSNTACAACCATLGKPIADNRYWPNGRAPKDGFTRPGCYCVFTDGSANIF